The nucleotide window ACCACGTTTCCTTCGTATCGATCGTTTTATTTAATGATTCCCGGTTCATATACGCCACGGTCAGCACTTCCTTGCTATTCACATCTTGCACAACCGCGGGTATCAATCCATCGGCATCAAAAACAATGTTCTCCATATTCACCTTACGTTCACCCCCTGTTTCCTCAGCGCATCCTTCACTTCCGACACAGCCGTTTCCTTGTAATGGAAAATGGAAGCCGCCAATGCCGCGTCCGCTCCGGCATCCAGAAAAACATCCACAAAATCTTGTTGTGCCCCCGCGCCTCCGGAAGCGATCACCGGAACGCTCGCAACCTCGTTCACCGCGCGTGTAAGCGGCAAATCATATCCTGTTTTTGCGCCATCCTGGTCCATGCTCGTGAGCAAGATTTCTCCCGCGCCTTTTTTCACGACTTCTTTTGCCCAATCCGTAACTTCCAGATTCGTCTCACGCCGTCCTCCGTGGGTATACACACGCCAAGATTGTAATTTCTCGTCCCATTTGGCATCAATGGCGACGACGATGCATTGGGAGCCAAAAAAGTCCGCACCTTCAGCGATTAAGCCTGGGTTTTTCACTGCCACCGTATTCAACGATATTTTATCCGCTCCGGCACGCAAGATTTGACGCATATCATCCACGCTATTAATGCCACCGCCGACCGTAAACGGAATCGCAAGTTTTCCGGCGACTTCCCGGACGACATCCACCATCGTTTTCCGCCCTTCATGAGACGCCGATATATCCAGGAAAA belongs to Salicibibacter cibi and includes:
- the hisF gene encoding imidazole glycerol phosphate synthase subunit HisF, which codes for MLTKRLVPCLDVKEGRVVKGVQFVGLRDAGDPVELAAYYDREGADELVFLDISASHEGRKTMVDVVREVAGKLAIPFTVGGGINSVDDMRQILRAGADKISLNTVAVKNPGLIAEGADFFGSQCIVVAIDAKWDEKLQSWRVYTHGGRRETNLEVTDWAKEVVKKGAGEILLTSMDQDGAKTGYDLPLTRAVNEVASVPVIASGGAGAQQDFVDVFLDAGADAALAASIFHYKETAVSEVKDALRKQGVNVR